One Archocentrus centrarchus isolate MPI-CPG fArcCen1 chromosome 10, fArcCen1, whole genome shotgun sequence genomic region harbors:
- the LOC115787397 gene encoding transmembrane protein 144, protein MLQAKSLPLLLLFATLLMASCHIAEGAEDGYKNDGTGELETFNITLNSTKPVSPFVYGITANVAAVLLYGSNFVPVKRVETGDGMFFQWVTCAAIWVISMIGDLVLQSPKFCPFAMLGGVLWATGNIAVVPFIKAIGLGLGILISGSSTLMLGWASSRFGWFGIAAQNVSRPILNYCGAGLCLLSGLIFFFVKADVKLLHSSETIPLLTDRRTNSGSYGPNSSESWIDAIGPKSKRFIGSLLAAVVGFLYAFSIIPILYIKSRSVHHDSMFYEASVYELDYVHAHCCGIFIASTVYFAIYCAAMNTKPKLYSRAVLPGLLSGLMWTLGTYCWFLANNYLTSIITFPIVTAGCGLVAALWGCLVFKEIKGLANCLIFSLASCTVLTGSVLTSISNL, encoded by the exons ATGCTCCAAGCAAAATCCTTACCGTTGCTTTTATTATTTGCTACGTTATTGATGGCGAGCTGTCACATCGCTGAAG GTGCTGAAGATGGATACAAAAATGATGGAACTGGCGAACTGGAAACATTTAATATTACTTTAAACTCAACTAAACCTGTCTCACCTTTTGTCTATGGAATCACTGCAAATGTAGCTGCTGTCCTTTTGTATGGAAGCAACTTTGTCCCTGTCAAAAGGGTCGAGACTGGCGATG gtaTGTTTTTTCAGTGGGTTACCTGTGCAGCAATATGGGTCATATCTATGATTGGAGACTTGGTGCTTCAGTCGCCCAAATTCTGCCCTTTTGCAATGCTAGGAGGTGTGCTCTGGGCCACAG GAAATATAGCAGTTGTTCCATTTATTAAAGCGATTGGCCTTGGTCTTGGAATCCTAATTTCAGGATCCTCAACCCTGATGCTCGGCTGGGCCAGTTCAAG ATTTGGCTGGTTTGGGATTGCTGCACAGAATGTTTCCAGGCCAATATTAAATTATTGTGGAGCTGGGTTATGTTTGCTAAG TGGGCTGatctttttctttgtgaaagCAGACGTGAAGCTTCTTCACAGTTCAGAAACCATTCCATTACTAACTGACAGA agaaCAAATTCTGGCAGTTATGGACCAAATTCCTCGGAATCTTGGATAGATGCCATTGGCCCGAAGAGCAAGCGATTCAT TGGGTCTCTCCTCGCTGCTGTGGTGGGCTTCCTGTATGCTTTCTCCATTATACCAATCCTGTATATTAAGAGCCGTTCAGTGCACCATGACAGCATGTTCTATGAAGCCAGTGTCTACG AGCTCGACTATGTTCATGCACACTGCTGTGGCATTTTCATTGCAAGCACTGTGTACTTTGCCATCTACTGCGCTGCCATGAATACCAAGCCGAAGCTTTACTCCAGAGCCGTGCTACCAG GTCTGCTGTCAGGACTGATGTGGACGCTGGGGACATACTGCTGGTTCCTGGCTAATAACTACCTGACTTCTATCATTACATTTCCAATTGTCACAGCA GGCTGTGGTCTGGTTGCTGCACTGTGGGGATGCCTGGTGTTTAAAGAGATTAAG GGCTTGGCCAACTGCCTCATCTTCTCATTGGCCTCGTGTACTGTGCTGACTGGGTCTGTGCTGACGAGCATCTCAAATCTCTAA
- the gask1b gene encoding Golgi-associated kinase 1B: MVPTRSNVVYITLKTKRRKPAHIRGTIRPKVRRKVRRNKFSKMSFAQNKRRTLDRDAAQINRNFAPMPSWEETKDVDYKSLDIRYKSYKQEETNSQISSIRIYSQRAPPWFSSQDMNTMRFLADAKVLRMKEVSPGEAHSFLIFEGETNVQPANQQHTKRSVVCRGQCGVILSPVDNPEVFAFHLDRVLGLNRTLPAVSRKFHFLYDGQSCPVVSWDASLYPEGLAAGLTNVKLTWGEYQDSLRQKCWQKNISPKADSGCSTIHHYEWSKLALFDFLLQINNRLDQSCCGFRPRQEDVCVELGYHAKCRDADHIQLENIIYRSQNPRHLVFTYNKGFFDRNEDNLDFRLLEGIKEFPEQAVSVLRTRKLREKLLQSLFLDQTYWESQGGRQGIDKLIDVIERRAKVLLTYINAHGIQVISMNV, encoded by the exons ATGGTCCCCACCCGCTCCAATGTGGTGTACATAACGCTAAAGACTAAGCGTCGTAAACCGGCGCATATACGAGGTACAATCCGACCTAAAGTGAGGAGAAAAGTGAGAAGAAACAAGTTTTCCAAAATGTCTTTTGCGCAGAACAAACGTCGCACTTTGGACAGGGATGCGGCACAAATTAACCGCAACTTTGCACCAATGCCGTCTTGGGAAGAAACCAAGGATGTTGATTATAAATCACTGGATATACGCTATAAAAGttataaacaggaagaaacaaatTCTCAGATTAGTTCAATTCGAATTTACAGCCAAAGGGCACCACCATGGTTCAGCTCACAGGATATGAACACCATGCGCTTTCTTGCGGATGCCAAAGTTTTGCGCATGAAAGAAGTCTCTCCCGGAGAGGCTCATTCGTTTCTGATATTTGAGGGTGAGACAAACGTTCAACCAGCCAACCAACAACACACAAAACGCAGCGTTGTATGCAGAGGGCAATGCGGAGTCATCCTCAGCCCCGTGGATAACCCGGAggtttttgcttttcatttggaCAGAGTGCTGGGGCTTAATAGGACATTGCCAGCTGTAAGCagaaagtttcactttttgtatG ATGGGCAGTCCTGTCCAGTTGTGTCATGGGATGCATCTCTGTACCCAGAAGGCCTTGCTGCGGGTTTGACCAATGTAAAGTTAACATGGGGGGAGTACCAGGACTCCTTAAGACAGAAGTGCTGGCAGAAAAACATCAGCCCAAAGGCTGACTCCGGCTGCTCTACAATTCATCACTATGAGTGGAGCAAGCTTGCTCTGTTTGACTTCTTGTTACAG ATTAACAACCGTCTGGACCAGAGCTGCTGTGGGTTCAGGCCTCGGCAGGAGGATGTGTGCGTTGAACTCGGTTACCATGCTAAGTGTCGGGATGCCGACCACATACAGCTGGAAAACATCATCTACAGGAGCCAGAACCCCAGACACCTGGTCTTCACCTATAACAAAGGATTCTTTGACCGCAATGAGGACAACTTGGACTTCAGGCTGTTGGAGGGAATCAAGGA GTTTCCAGAGCAAGCTGTGTCTGTGCTGAGGACCAGGAAACTGAGGGAGAAACTTCTCCAGTCTCTGTTCCTTGACCAGACATACTGGGAGAGCCAGGGTGGTCGACAGGGTATCGACAAGCTAATCGACGTTATCGAGAGGCGAGCAAAGGTCCTCCTCACCTACATCAATGCCCATGGGATCCAAGTCATATCAATGAATGTGTGA